The genomic window CAAAAACGCACAAATTGTTTATGTGACTGTCTATGGCACTGACTAAATCCGTCATTCTGCTCCAGGATGAAGAAACGGAATCCGACAGGTTGATGGCTGAGAAGGAGATGAAGGAGGCGATGGAGAAGGAGGCGGAAATACAGCGGCTGAGGGAGGAGTGTGTGGCGCTGAAGAAGAGGAAGCGGGAGATGCAGCTTCAGACCCTCAAATACACACACTACAGGGAGTTCTTGGAGCGCGTGCTCAAACTAACAAAAGTATGGAAATGACCTGACGTGTGGcgcagttttcttttaattattggTAGAAAtgacgagaaaaaaaaagacataagtTCAGTTGAAACTGTccaaattaagtaaaaaaaaaaaagacacctgaCATAAAGACATTACAGCGACCCGTAGGTTTTCACCAACATCTCCAAGATTGTCCCTTCATCTGGTAACTGTTGAATCCTCCACATATTCAGTACATCTtccatattttcaaaatgttagcCCTAAAAGCTAGGACTGATCAGAAAAAGataacaaacacattttaaccaaaaatgcaGAAGATAGAAACGCACGCAAGCAATTTATGCTGAAGTCAGACATCGGGTTTTTGCTGTTCTGATGCTGTTTTCTACATGTTAAACCTGCTGAGATATTTGAAGATCAAGTGATGGTTCAGTTAACACCACATGTCATCTCTACCATCCTCTAACAAGTATACTGTACGTTACGCAGTGTAAGGGTTAGATTAATAAGCTTCATCTTAGAAAAACTAATAgttgaaaaagtatttcctttgcctgaatttcttattttttgattaatacAATTGGTGGAAACCATCCTGGCATCACTGCAGGAGCTCGTCGATATCCGGAGGTACAGCCAATCAACAACAAGTAATATGAATGGCTCtcttggattggctgctttgtaaatgCCAGCTAATGTGCTGGCATTTACAAGCACAAAGCACAAGCACAGCTCCAGTCAAGCAGcactttcacattttaaagatgtacacaaaaatctatgaaaaagcgggttttttgcaaataatttagaGTTGCGTTCAAcagacaaatgtgtgaaaagGTGCAGGTAGCGAGTGTGGAGAGTCCACTGTAAGGATTTGCATCTTCTAATGTCAGTCTTTGAAATATCACAGTGTGTGTACATGAGTTTATTTTGAGTAGCTTTGATTTCAAatacctttttacttttacttgagtgaaacCTTTAGGTTCTCTGCCCAACTCTGATTAAAACTTGAACTGTGGAAaattgaaaaatctaaaaccaGGActcattttttactttatttttattttaacttttccattTGGACatctgaggaaaaaacaaaaaacatgataGTGGATCTATCCCATCTGTCCTTTTCCTATACACATAACGCCCTCcactatagtccacttcctgctttaggAGCGCTCTCCGGTCCaacatgcattcaaaccgcGACAGAGTTCACCTTAACCGAACTGAGACTAAGGCTTTCAGGCGGGCCAGAGTTGTGCTTTTTGGGTCGATTGCACACTCACACCTTCcgaaacaaaccggactttctaggaaAATGAACTGGATTTCAAtgaaagcggactaaacagggccGGTGCAAACCTGCCCggttcaaatttattttgaacttcgcatttatttttgctcccgTTTGTCACCAGGCGACCCTAACTCTGTCTCGCAGTTCACCGACGTGGACGCGCTCTCGGGTTACTTCGAGAACCTTCTCTACATCAGGGACCAGCTGTACCAGAGGGAGACTCAGGTGCAGGAACACatggagcagcagaagaaagCCTTCCAGATCCTGAAGGACAAGCACAACCTGCTGTGGCTGCAAAAGAACAACCACCTGTCGCAGCTCCAGACCACGCTGGAAAAGGCCCGCTCTAAAGCTCTGATATGGGTATGGGTGTGGCTAATCATAGCGTCATCGTAGCCAGGAAGCTAAAGACGCTCCGAGAGAAGCTCAGGTGTTGcgtgtgtttctgcaggaaaGGCAGTGGAACCAAATTCAGGAAACGGCTGCAAAGAAGACGCTAGAGCTGGGCCAGATTACGTACGCGACCCTTAACCTGTTCGAAATGGCCGGCGGGGTGATTGGAGTGGGCGGTTTGCACATCCACGACACGGAGAAACAACTGGAGGCAGTAGGTGCCCTGAGGGAAGCAGCGTAAGGCAGCCGGagtaagaaaagaaagaattgatggtgtgtgtgtttcctcctCAGATCAAGAACTTCATGATGGACCACACAGACATTGTGAAACATTATCAGACATACATGCATCGAGAAGCCAGaggaagcaaaacagaaagcaTTCCAAATGTTAAGTAGCAAACTGTTTAACCCTGTCCCAGTGTTGTGTTACACTGGGACAGGGTAACACAACACTGTGTTACAAattatgtcaaattaaaaaaagcgcaaattacttttcttctcttttttgtttgtttttgtttgttaccCAAACTTAGATTTTGTACCCTATTTTTCAGTCTTTGAACACTATTGGATAGAAAAGTTGGATGGAAGTTGATCGTTGCAGTTTGTGTGATTCTGGTGCAATACTGGCGCAAgatgttttacattatttttaatattcaaaaatttttataaaacctCACGATATCAATTGAAAATGAAGTACTCCTGCAAAACAATTTGAACAGTTGGATTTTCTGTGTCTGGCACTTCCAGGGTTAAGCTCTGTTTTGATTTCCCAACTTATCTTATCCTTGTTTTATCTGTTCCTGttgcaaaaacacataaatcctGATATAATTCCCCCAGGTTTTATGGTCAGCTCTCGGCTTTAGGCTTTCACCCTCCCACCCCTGAACCCGCCTAAaacaaaccggattccaaaaaagttgggacactaaacaaattgtgaataaaaactgaatgcaatgatgtggagatggcaaatgtcaatattttattcgtaatagaacatagatggcagatcaaaagtGTAAtatgagtaaatgtaacattttaaaggaaaaatatgttgattaaaaatttcacagtgtctWcaaatcccaaaaaagttgggacaagtagcaataagtggctggaaaaaggaaattgaacatataacaaaGAGATGGAAGACCAATTAACACTAATTAGgtcaattgacaacatgattgggtataaaaagagcttcttagagTGTCAGTGTCTCTYTGAAGCCAAGATGGTAAGAGGATCACCAATTCCACCATTGTTGCGCTGAAAGATAGTGCAGCAATACCAGAATGGTGTTACCCAGCAtaaaatagcaaagacttttaagttatcatcatcaaccgtgcataacatcatcaaaagattcAGATAATTTGGAACAATCTCTGTGCATAAGGGTCAAGGCCGTAAAACTCTACTGGATGCTCGTGATCTCCTGGCCCTTAAAcgtcactgcacctcaaacaggaatgccactgtcaaggaaataacagcctgggctcaggaatacttccagaaagcatcgTCAATGAACACAAGCCACCGTCCCATCTGCCACtgccagctgaaactctacagtgcaaagaggaagccatttctaagctccacaagctcagccgtttgcactgggccaggagtcatttaaaatggagtgaggcaaaatggacgactgttctgtggtcagatgagtcacaatttgaagttctttatggaacactgggacgccatgtcatccggaccagagaggacaaggataacccaagttgttatcaacgctccgttcagaagctgcatcactgatggtctggggttgcatgagtgctggtggcctgggcagcttgcatgtctggaaaggctccattaatgcagagaactacgttcaggttctagaacaacatatgctcccatctagacgtcatctctttcagggaagaccctgcatttttcaacaagataatgccagaccacattctgcagcaatcacaacatCATGGCTACGTAGGAGAAGGATCCGGGTACTGAAATGTCcagcctgcagtccagatctttcacctatagagaacatttggTGCATCATAAAGAGGAAGGTGCGACAAAGAAGGCCCAAGACGATTGAACAGTTAGAGGCCTGTATTAGACATGAATGGGAGAGCATTCCTACTTCTAAACTTGAGAAACTGGCctcctctgtccccagacgTCTGTTGAATGTTGGAAGAAGAAGGGGACATgccacacagtggtaaaaatggccttGTCTCAACTGttttgggatttgttgacgtcatgaaattttgaaacaacatattttcccttaaaatgatacattctctcagtttaaactttttatctgtgatttgtgttctattgtgaataaaatattagatgttggcacctccacatcattgcattcagtttttattcacaatgtgcttagtgtcccaacttttttggaatccggtttgtacACGCCATGATCCAGCAGCTGGAATACTCACCTcgtgctgcattttttttttctgttggataTTCTGTTGTCTCCTTACGATGGAGAACAAGGGCCACTctaagacaaaaaacaaaaaaaagtcaagaaaatgaCGACAGTcacaaaataattgaaataaactcacaatattacaagaatacatTTGTGTGAGAATAAAGTCTGAATATCACGAATATAAAGTCATATTGTTACAACTTGTAacaatatgactttattctcattattacaactttattctcgtacaACTTTTTTCTTGGAATATTATATTAATCTcgtgtttttattgaatttttttcttaaccctttcatgcatagtggtcactacagtggacagctgtctaaaagccattttcttgtgcttcttgtggatttttatgttataaacgcacacagaccactgaagtggacactaatgcatcataaaatacactatcaactactggccatcagctgcaaatgcaagaaattatttttgttaaatccaatatggccaacagacaaaaagcatgccaaccgacccggtccctccttctactgtagaaaaaatattgtggcatcagataacccctaaggaacaatactactgatgtatttttcaaataacaactttgtatttggagaaaattacaattgatcacctaatttttttttattttttttttacaaaattgtttTCCTACCTTTNNNNNNNNNNNNNNNNNNNNNNNNNNNNNNNNNNNNNNNNNNNNNNNNNNNNNNNNNNNNNNNNNNNNNNNNNNNNNNNNNNNNNNNNNNNNNNNNNNNNNNNNNNNNNNNNNNNNNNNNNNNNNNNNNNNNNNNNNNNNNNNNNNNNNNNNNNNNNNNNNNNNNNNNNNNNNNNNNNNNNNNNNNNNNNNNNNNNNNNNNNNNNNNNNNNNNNNNNNNNNNNNNNNNNNNNNNNNNNNNNNNNNNNNNNNNNNNNNNNNNNNNNNNNNNNNNNNNNNNNNNNNNNNNNNNNNNNNNNNNNNNNNNNNNNNNNNNNNNNNNNNNNNNNNNNNNNNNNNNNNNNNNNNNNNNNNNNNNNNNNNNNNNNNNNNNNNNNNNNNNNNNNNNNNNNNNNNNNNNNNNNNNNNNNNNNNNNNNNNNNNNNNNNNNNNNNNNNNNNNNNNNNNNN from Poecilia reticulata strain Guanapo linkage group LG6, Guppy_female_1.0+MT, whole genome shotgun sequence includes these protein-coding regions:
- the cfap73 gene encoding coiled-coil domain-containing protein 42 homolog produces the protein MFSKMTSDRAVCPNIKPTVKVAMTGRDFIAAQMELRQKERDLEQLKQKSHEQKQYLIYLHRRNEELQQTAKEAREQRFKLEMFFRDEETESDRLMAEKEMKEAMEKEAEIQRLREECVALKKRKREMQLQTLKYTHYREFLERVLKLTKFTDVDALSGYFENLLYIRDQLYQRETQVQEHMEQQKKAFQILKDKHNLLWLQKNNHLSQLQTTLEKARSKALIWERQWNQIQETAAKKTLELGQITYATLNLFEMAGGVIGVGGLHIHDTEKQLEAIKNFMMDHTDIVKHYQTYMHREARGSKTESIPNVK